Below is a window of Frigoribacterium sp. SL97 DNA.
GTCGTCGGGTCGGCCACGACGGTCCCGACCAGGCCGTCACCGAGGTCGACCGTGACGGTCGCTCCGGGCTGGGCCGTGCCGGACGCGACCACCGGGGCGGTGTCGCCCGCGGCGAGCACGACGACCGTCGTGCCGTCGGTGGGCCGGTCGACGACGAGACCCGCTGCCGCCGCGACCGTGAACGGTTGCGTCGCCGCGGCCGAGGTCGCGCCTCGGATCGTCTGCGTGGCGGTCAGGGTGTAGTCGCCGACGGGGACTCCGTCGACGGTCGTCTGCCAGTCACCCTCGGGCCCGACGGTGGCGCCGGCCGTGAGGCCCGTGCCGAGCGAGACGGCGATGGTGGCGCCGGGCTCACCGATGCCCGAGACGACGACCGACGTGGTGCCGGCCGGGTCGAGCAGGGAGACCGTCGCACCGGGGGTGGGGGTGACGATCGCGGGCGCGGCGGGGGCCACGACGATCGACACGTCCCGCGTGACCGGGGTCGAGGTCGAGCCGTCGACGGTCTGCGTGACCGCGATGGTGCGGTCGCCGACCGGGACGCCCGGCACGGTGACGCTCCACGCGCCGGTCGTGCCGTCGGCCGTGACCGTGCCGGTCAGGTCGTCGCCGAGGTCGACGGCGATCGAGGCGCCCGGCTCGGCCGTGCCCGACACGACCAGGTCGGTCGTCGCGTCCGGCGTCGCCACCGCCACGACGGTCCCGACGGCCGGGGCCTCGATGACGACCGCGGCGGCGGAGACCACCGAGAGGGGTTGGGTGACGGCGGGCGACACCGAGGTGCCGAGCGCCTGGGTGGCGGTGAGCGTGCGCTCGCCGACCGTGACGCCGGCCACGACGACGCTCCAGGCGCCGGTGGTCGGGTCGGCGATCGTCGAGGCCACGAGGTCGACGCCGAGGTCGACGCGGACGGTCGCCCCGGGTGCGGCCGTGCCGCTGACCGTGACGGCCGTCGAGGCGGTCGCGTCGGCGACGGTCACGACGTCACCGGGCTCGGGCTGCAGGACCCTCAACCCGGGACCGACCACGATCCGGAACCCGGCCGCGACGGGGGTCGAGGTCGTGCCGGCCACGGTCTGCGACGCCGTCACCTGGTAGACGGCGGTCGGCAGGTCGGCGAGGAGGACGGACCAGTCGCCGGACGTCGGGTCGGCGGTCGTGGTGACGGCCGCTCCCCCGTTCAGTCGGACCGAGACCGGGGCGCCCGGGGACGCCGTGCCCGAGACGGGGACGTCCACGGTGCCGGCCGGGTCGAGCACCGTGAACACGGTGTCGTCCGGGTCGACGATGACGACCGGGGCGGCCGCGCGGATCTCGAACGAGCTCTCCTGCGCCGGCGAGGTGGTGCCGCCGATGCTCTGCGTCACCGACAGGTCGGCCGCGCCCACGGGCACGCCCGGGACGGCCACGGACCACCGGCCCGTGGCCGCGTCGGCCGTCGTCGTGGCGGCGAGGTCGGCGCCCGTCGCGGGATCGAGGACCACGTCGACCGTGGCTCCCGCCGCGGCGGTGCCGGAGACGGTCACCGTGGTCACGACCTCGGGCCCGGCCACGTCGACGACGGAACCGTCGGCGGGGGTCAGGACGACGAGGGGGTCGCCGGCGAGGATGCGGACCACCCGGGTCTCGGGAGCCGAGACCGAGGTGCCCACCGTCTGGGTGGCGGTGACGGTCCGCGTGCCCACGGGCACCCCGGCGAAGGACACCGTCCAGGCACCCGTCGTGGTGCCGGAAGTGACCGTGTCGGTGAAGCCGTCGCCGAGGTCGACGCGGACGACCGCGCCCGGCTCGGCCTGGCCCGACACGACGAGCGTCGTGGTCGAGGACGGGTCGGCGAGGACGATCGGGACGCCGTCGGCCGGGGCGACGATGGTCAGCGGGGCGGCCGGGTCGATCGTCACGACGCGCGTGTCGGCCTGCTGGACGGTGTCCCGCACCGCCTGTGAGGCCCCGAGGACGCGCTCTCCGACGCCGACGCCGACGAGCGTGACCGCCCAGGCCCCGGTGACGGGGTCGGCGAGGGTGCTGCCGACCTCGGCGCCGTCGAGGGTCACGGTGATCCGTGCGCCCGGCTGGGCGGTGCCGGCGACCGGGACGTCCTGCGTGGCCGCGGGCGAGGCGACGACGTAGCGGATGTCGGCGGCGGGCGTCGTGATGACCACGTCGGCCCCGGAGACGATCTCGAAGGCCCGGGTGACGGGCTCGGTGGTCGTCGTGCCATCGACCGTCTGGGTCGCGGAGGCGACCTGGTCACCCACGGGGACGCCCGGAACCGTGACGGACCAGAGCCCGTCGGGCCCGGCGGTCGTCGGGACGACCACGCCGGCCAGGGTGACCTCGACGGACGCACCGGGGTAGGCCGTCCCGGTCACGACGACGGCGGTGGTGCTGTCGGCGCCGGCGACCGTGACGACGTCGCCGTCACCGGGTGCGGTGATGGAGAGGTCGGCCTCGGCCGAGACCACCGAGAAGTCCGTCGGCTCGGCCTCGAGGAGGTCGGGGCCCTGCTGCTGGCTCGCGCCCACGACGTGGTCGCCGACGGCGACCCCGGTCAGGACGAGGGACCAGGCGCCCTGCGCGTCGGTGGCGACCGGGGCCTGGTCGACGCCGTCCACCGTGACGGTGACGGGCAGACCGGCCACGCCGGTGCCCGCGATGGTGACCGGAGCGGTCCCCTGGTCGTCGGCGACCACCAGCTGGGTGCCGGGGACGGGCGCCGTGATGACGACGTCGCCGCCGAGGCTGACCAGGACGTCCCGCGTGACGGCGTCCGAGGTGGAGCCGTTGATGCTCTGGGTCACCGAGACCGTGTGCGGACCGACCGGGACGCCGACGACCGCGACGGACCACTGGCCCGAGACCGGGACGACCACCTGGCCGACGAGGCCGTCGCCGAGGTCGACCTCGACGGTCGCCCCGACCTGGCCCGTGCCCGAGACGACGACGGGCGTCGTGTCCTGCGGTCCCGGGACGAAGTACTCGGCGCCGTCGAGCGGTGCCGTGACGGCCAGGGGCGTGCCCTGCGCGATCGTCAGCGGCTGGGTCACCGGTGCCGAGGTGGTCCCGCCGAGGGTCTGAGTCGCACCGAGCGTGCGGACACCGGCGGGGACGTCGGGGATGACGGCGGTCCAGGCGCCCGTGGCGGGGTCGACCGTGGCAGGCACCTCGAAGCCGGCGCCGAGGCCGACCGTGACGGTCGCCCCCGGGTCGGCCGTGCCGGTGACGGTCACGTCGGCCGTGGTGCCGCCGACGATCGGGATCGTGGCCCCGGGGGCCGGCGTCGAGATGGCGACCGGGGTCCCGGCGACGATCGTCACGACGCGCGTCTGCGCAGGCGACACGGTGCCGCCGACGGTCTGCGTCGCCGAGATCGTGCGCTGACCGACGGGCACGCCGGCGACGTCCACCGACCAGGCGCCGGTCGTGGCGTCCGCCGTGACCCGGCCGGTCAGGCCGTCACCGAGGTCGACGCGGACGTCGGCGCCGACCTGGGCGGTGCCCGAGACGGTCAGCGTGGACAAGGAGGCGCTGTCGGCGACGCGCACCGTGGTGCCCTCCGCCGGGGCGAGGATGTCGAGCGGCGCACCGGCGGCGACCGTCAGCGGCTGCGTGACCGGCACCGAGACGACGACCGCGACCGTCTGCGTGACGCTGATCGTCCGGGGCCCGACGGGCACGGACGACACGGTGGCCGACCAGGCGCCCGTGGCGTCGGCCGTGGTCGTGGCCACGTAGCCGTCGCCCAGGTCCACGCGGACGGGGGCGTTCGGCTCGGCGGCTCCCGTCACCGTGACCGGGGTGGTCGAGGTGGCGTCGGCGACCGTGAGGGTCGCACCGGGCGCCGGCGTCGAGATCGTCACGCCGGTCGCGGCCACGAGGGTGAAGTCGGTGGTCTGCGGGGCGGACACCGCGCCTCCCACCGTCTGCGTCGCGGTGGCCGTGTAGGTGGCGACCGGCAGGGCCGGGAAGGTCACGGACCAGGTGCCGTTGGGGGCGACCGTCGTGGTGAGGTCGCGGCCGCCGCCGAGGGTGACGGCGACCGGGGCCCCGGCCTGCCCGGCACCCGAGACGGTGACGTCACGCGTGGAGTCGGCTCCGGGCAGACGGTACTGCGTGCCGGAGGTCGGGCTCGTGATGGTCAGGCCCGTGCCGGCGACGACGCTGAAGGCGCGCGTCACGGCGGCGGAGACGTCTCCACCGAGGGCTTGGGTCACCGACGCGGTGTAGCCGCCGACGGGCACGCCCGGGACGGTCGTCGACCAGGTGCCGTCCGCGGCGACGAGGGCCGTGGCCGTGCGGCCGCCGCCCAGGTCGACGGCGACGGTGGCCGTGGGGGTCGCGGTGCCCGAGACGATCACGGGCGTCGTGGAGTCGGCGTCGAGGACCGTGAAGACGCGTCCGGCGGTGGGCGTGGTGACGACGAGCGGCTGCTGCGCGACGACGGTGAAGTCCCGCGTGACCGGGCCGGTGGTCGCGGTGCCGAGGGCCTGGGTCACGGAGGCGCTGTAGGCCCCTGCGGGCACGTTCGCGACGGTCACGCTCCAGCTGCCGTCCGCGGCGACCGTGCCGGTGCCCGTGAGACCGGCACCGAGGTCGACCGTGACGGTGGCGCCGGGCTCGCCGGCACCGGTCAGCACGACGCTGCGCGTGGCGCCCGGGGAGGCCGGGACGACGAACACCTGCCCGGCGGTGGGCGTGGCGATGCTGAGGGGGGCGAGGGCCGCGGCGCGGACGGTGGAGGTCGCGAGGTCGACCCGGGACGCGTTCACCAGCGGGAGGACCGAGAGGCTGACCGCGTGGACGGAGCTCGAGCCGGCGTCGGTGCCTCGGCCGTCGCGGAAGCCCGCGCCGTCCTGGGCGTTGATCGTGACGCGGACGAGCTGGTTGAGCAGCGTCGTGAGAGGCGCGAGGGTCGTGACGACCGCGGCGGTCGTGGTGCGCAGGCTGGTCGTCGTGGCGGCGAGCGCCGTGCCGTTCACCAGGGGCGAGTAGAGGCCGCCCACGCTGCCGAGCAGCGTGCCGACGACGGGGAGGAGGGCCCCCCGGAGGACCGTGGCGCCGAGAGCACCGACGAGACCCGACCCGGTGACGGTCGTGGCGGCCGGCTGGACGGTACCGTCGAGCAGCGCGCCGAGGGTGGTCACGGTGCGGGTGCTCAACGTCTCGTTCACGCCGACGACGGCCAACTGGATGCGCAGTGCGACGGCGAGGTCGACGGTCACCTGGGTCGCGCGGATCGCGTCGTCCACGGCTGCCACGAGGTTGGTGGGCAGCTGGTTCTGCAGGATGTCGGTGATGCCGGCGGTGATCGCGGTGATGGTCGCGGGACGCAGCAGGTCGGTGTTCGCGGGCAGACCGTTCAGGGCGTCGAGGTCGATGACCACCTGGCCCGTGCTGGGGATGATGGTCACGGGCCCGCTGGTCAGGGGACGGGCGAGTTCCGCCGAGATCGTCGAGTCGAGGTCGACGGTCGCCTGCACGTTCACCGTTGGCTGGCCGAGCGTGACGGCGCCACCGAGGGGCAGGCCGTTCACGGCCGTGGTGAGCGGGCCGGTGATCGAGTTCGCGAGGCCGCTGACGGCGGTGCTGCCGGCGACCCCGTTGACCGCCGTCCCCAGGCCGCCGACCGTGGAGCGGAGGGACGAGGTCACGCCCTGGACGGCGGGGCTGGTCAGGGTGAACTCCGCACCGGCGACCTGGTAGGCCGTCGTGGGCGTGGTGGCGGTGGCGCCCCGCTGCTGGGTGATCTGCGACGAGAGCGCGCCGAGCTGCAGGGTCACGTCGCTGAGGACGCCCTGCGTGGCGGGCACCTGGGCGAGCAGCGGCTGGAGACGGAGGGTGGTCTGCTGGGCCGGGCTGCCGTCGCCGACGGCGATCGAGCCGTCCTGGGCGATGAGACCGGCCGAGGCGGTGGCGCCGGTCGCGGTGGCGTTCGCGTACTGACCGTCGACGCCGAGGGTGAGCAGCCCGTTGCCCCCGAGGAGGCGGATGCCGTTGCCCAGACCGACCGTGAGCGCGTTGACGGCGGTGAGGTTCAGCGGGTTGCGCGACGTCGGCGGGTTCTGCGTGGTGCCGAAGGCCGAGTAGGCCCCGCCGAGTGCGGCGACCTGGTCGAGCGCGACGATGCCCGTTCCGCCGACGAGCGACGCCTCGGCCTCGCTGCGGTCGGTCGTGGCCGCCTGCGCGGGGACGACGACGACGAGCGCGCCGACGACCGCCGCGACGACGGCGGCCGCCGTCGCCTTCAGTGCGCGGGACGCGTGGGAGCGCCGGGGACGCTCGATCGTCTGGCTTCGCATGGGTGTGCCTCTTCCTGACGGGACGAGCCCGCCGCCTGATCCGAAGAACTCCCGCTGGTGAGGCGGGAGGTGCTGCTGTTCTGTTGTGTCGTCGCCGCGTCGCCGCCCGGGGACGACGGCGAGGCGAACGGGACTACCGCGCGGTGCGCGGGCTCGTTCGCCTGGTGCGGGTGCTGCTGACGTGCCGTGGTGAGGGGCTCATCGGTCCTGATCCTGATCGTGTGGTGCGGGTGCGACGGCGCCGTCGCGCGTGGTCGCACCGTGGTGAGGGGTGCGGCCGGAGCGGTGGTTGATCGCTCCCGACGAGCTGGTTCGGTCTCGTCGTGATGCCGAGCATAGGGGGCATCGCGCGGATCGCGCACCCCACGAAGGGGGGCCACGGGGCCTTCGGCCCCCAAAAGAGAAATGACCCCTCACGCACCCGTCAGAGCCCGGTTACCCTTGCTGCATTTCTGCCCTGGGGGAATTGGCCTGGATGACGCCACGTGAGGAGCCTCGACGAGTTTAGCGGCAACTGAGTGGTCGCCGCGACCCGGGGTGTTGCCTGAGGGCATGAGAATCGTCATCGCCGGAGGACACGGCAAGATCGCCCAGCTCCTCGAACGCCGACTCGCCGACGCCGGGCACGACCCCGTCGGCATCGTCCGCAACCCCGACCACACCGCCGACCTCGAGGCCGCGGGGGCCCGTGCCCTCGTCCTCGACCTCGAACGGACCGACGTCGACACGCTCGCCGGCCACCTCGACGGGGCCGACGCCGTCGTGTTCGCCGCGGGCGGCGGCGGCAGCAGCGGCGCCGAGCGCAAGCTGACCATCGACCGCGACGGGGCCGTCCTCCTGGCCGACGCCGCCGAGAAGGCGGGCGTCACGCGCTACGTCATGGTCTCGGCCATCGGCACGGACGACTTCGACCCGGCGCGGGCCGAGCTGCCCGCCGCGAACGACGACGACGTGTACCAGGTGTACATGCGTGCGAAGAGCGAGGCCGACGCCGACCTCCGCCGTCGCGAGGGTCTGGACTGGACGATCGTCCGTCCCGGTGGCCTGACCGACGACGCCGGCACCGGCCAGGTCACGGTCGGCACGACCGTCGAGCGCGGCAGCATCCCCCGCGCGGACGTGGCCGAGATCATCGCCACCGCGCTGATCGAGGGCACCGCCGTCAAGACGCAGTTCGAGGCCGTCTCGGGCGACGTCACCGTCTCGGACGCGCTGGCGACCATCAAGTACTGACCCGCGCCTCCTGGTCGTCCCCCGACCACGGAGTGACGGACGAGAGCCCCGGAGGCGCGACCAGCGCACCGGGGCTCTCCCACGTCTGAGGGTCGGTCGGGTCGTGCACCCGCAGACGCCTCAGCTGAGGGCGGCGGCCTGTCGCGCGATCTCGAGTTCTTCGTTCGTGGGGACGACGAGGACGGACACCCTCGACCCCTCGGGCGAGATGTACCGCGCCTCGCGGGACGCGAGTTCGTTGCGGTCGTCGTCGACGTGGATGCCGAAGAACTCCAGGCCCATGAGCGTCCGACGACGCAGCAGGGCGTTGTTCTCGCCGACCCCTGCCGTGAAGACGACGGCGTCGAGTCCCCCGAGCTGGGCGACGTAGGCACCGATGTAGTGCCGCAGGCGGTGCCGGTAGACGGCCAGCGCCGCCTCGGACACGGCGTCGCCCCGGGACGCGCTGTCCTGCACGTCGCGCATGTCGCCGCTGCCGGTGAGGCCGAGCAGCCCGCTGCCCTTGTTGAGCAACGTCTCGAGCTCGGCGAAGTCGAGTCCCGCCTCACGGTGGAGGTGGAACACGGCGGCGGGATCGATGTCGCCCGAGCGCGTGCCCATGACGAGCCCCTCGAGGGGCGTCATGCCCATGCTCGTGTCGATGGACCGTCCGCCGTCGATCGCGGCGGCCGACGCGCCGTTGCCGAGGTGCAGCA
It encodes the following:
- a CDS encoding choice-of-anchor G family protein — encoded protein: MRSQTIERPRRSHASRALKATAAAVVAAVVGALVVVVPAQAATTDRSEAEASLVGGTGIVALDQVAALGGAYSAFGTTQNPPTSRNPLNLTAVNALTVGLGNGIRLLGGNGLLTLGVDGQYANATATGATASAGLIAQDGSIAVGDGSPAQQTTLRLQPLLAQVPATQGVLSDVTLQLGALSSQITQQRGATATTPTTAYQVAGAEFTLTSPAVQGVTSSLRSTVGGLGTAVNGVAGSTAVSGLANSITGPLTTAVNGLPLGGAVTLGQPTVNVQATVDLDSTISAELARPLTSGPVTIIPSTGQVVIDLDALNGLPANTDLLRPATITAITAGITDILQNQLPTNLVAAVDDAIRATQVTVDLAVALRIQLAVVGVNETLSTRTVTTLGALLDGTVQPAATTVTGSGLVGALGATVLRGALLPVVGTLLGSVGGLYSPLVNGTALAATTTSLRTTTAAVVTTLAPLTTLLNQLVRVTINAQDGAGFRDGRGTDAGSSSVHAVSLSVLPLVNASRVDLATSTVRAAALAPLSIATPTAGQVFVVPASPGATRSVVLTGAGEPGATVTVDLGAGLTGTGTVAADGSWSVTVANVPAGAYSASVTQALGTATTGPVTRDFTVVAQQPLVVTTPTAGRVFTVLDADSTTPVIVSGTATPTATVAVDLGGGRTATALVAADGTWSTTVPGVPVGGYTASVTQALGGDVSAAVTRAFSVVAGTGLTITSPTSGTQYRLPGADSTRDVTVSGAGQAGAPVAVTLGGGRDLTTTVAPNGTWSVTFPALPVATYTATATQTVGGAVSAPQTTDFTLVAATGVTISTPAPGATLTVADATSTTPVTVTGAAEPNAPVRVDLGDGYVATTTADATGAWSATVSSVPVGPRTISVTQTVAVVVSVPVTQPLTVAAGAPLDILAPAEGTTVRVADSASLSTLTVSGTAQVGADVRVDLGDGLTGRVTADATTGAWSVDVAGVPVGQRTISATQTVGGTVSPAQTRVVTIVAGTPVAISTPAPGATIPIVGGTTADVTVTGTADPGATVTVGLGAGFEVPATVDPATGAWTAVIPDVPAGVRTLGATQTLGGTTSAPVTQPLTIAQGTPLAVTAPLDGAEYFVPGPQDTTPVVVSGTGQVGATVEVDLGDGLVGQVVVPVSGQWSVAVVGVPVGPHTVSVTQSINGSTSDAVTRDVLVSLGGDVVITAPVPGTQLVVADDQGTAPVTIAGTGVAGLPVTVTVDGVDQAPVATDAQGAWSLVLTGVAVGDHVVGASQQQGPDLLEAEPTDFSVVSAEADLSITAPGDGDVVTVAGADSTTAVVVTGTAYPGASVEVTLAGVVVPTTAGPDGLWSVTVPGVPVGDQVASATQTVDGTTTTEPVTRAFEIVSGADVVITTPAADIRYVVASPAATQDVPVAGTAQPGARITVTLDGAEVGSTLADPVTGAWAVTLVGVGVGERVLGASQAVRDTVQQADTRVVTIDPAAPLTIVAPADGVPIVLADPSSTTTLVVSGQAEPGAVVRVDLGDGFTDTVTSGTTTGAWTVSFAGVPVGTRTVTATQTVGTSVSAPETRVVRILAGDPLVVLTPADGSVVDVAGPEVVTTVTVSGTAAAGATVDVVLDPATGADLAATTTADAATGRWSVAVPGVPVGAADLSVTQSIGGTTSPAQESSFEIRAAAPVVIVDPDDTVFTVLDPAGTVDVPVSGTASPGAPVSVRLNGGAAVTTTADPTSGDWSVLLADLPTAVYQVTASQTVAGTTSTPVAAGFRIVVGPGLRVLQPEPGDVVTVADATASTAVTVSGTAAPGATVRVDLGVDLVASTIADPTTGAWSVVVAGVTVGERTLTATQALGTSVSPAVTQPLSVVSAAAVVIEAPAVGTVVAVATPDATTDLVVSGTAEPGASIAVDLGDDLTGTVTADGTTGAWSVTVPGVPVGDRTIAVTQTVDGSTSTPVTRDVSIVVAPAAPAIVTPTPGATVSLLDPAGTTSVVVSGIGEPGATIAVSLGTGLTAGATVGPEGDWQTTVDGVPVGDYTLTATQTIRGATSAAATQPFTVAAAAGLVVDRPTDGTTVVVLAAGDTAPVVASGTAQPGATVTVDLGDGLVGTVVADPTTGAWSVTVDGVPVGDRTASVTQTIDGVVSTPITRDVSVVVAAPVTITSPPAGSSIVVRDADDTTDVTVTGTGQPGATVVVAVGDDLSETTTVTPEGTWTVTVGDVPVGSYPVVVTQTVPAGSTTPATQQLDVVVGTPVTITEPAPGATVVVLDGRTTPVTVSGTAQPGATVTVSLGGDLTQAVTADPTTGAWTTTFDAVPVGAGPISVVQQYDTVTTVPVTQPFAVVAADPIRITDPATGTRLLVPSAASTVDLPVSGSAQAGATVAVTLDDGTAVTVDVDDDGDWSTTFAGVGVGEHVVSATQTVGGVESAPVTTTVVVEAAATLTITAPTDGQQYQAGDAGTAPVVVRGQGQPGAPVAVTVDGGDPLTTTVDASGSWQVPVVLGTGTHTVSAVQTIGGATSAPVEVSVVVVPVPADPAAAPTITSPSDGQLVVDTDGDGFVDLPVTGTGEPGATVTVSVGGITQTATVTDGGTWSVTLPAVPVGTRTVIVEQTVGGVVTGSASVDVTLAPAAEVAPLVVTSPEQGSILPAGTAGTADVLVGGSAQPNASVAVSIDGGLPVVVDVDADGAWSTTLVGVEQGQHTLSVTQTVGGAVSAPETVVFTVSPAASTDAVVITSPAPGALIADVDGNGLEDVTVTGTGTPGALVTVDLGGGPTQSATVGADGTWAVDFTDVPVGAYVVTATQTADAGTPTVSQDLLIASVDPVVITSPVAGSVLQAGTGGTTPVTVVGTAEPGATVTVQLDDGTAQVVQADPGTGSWTVVLAGVAVGPHVVAATETIAGATSAPVTTGFTVAAASGTPGTPGDPGTPGTPGTPGTPGTPGFPGLPGSGGGTGTGTGTGNGTGTGGGAVPTGSVSGLAYTGSDALGWFSLAAFALLIGLGLVSATRVRRRARGSAE
- a CDS encoding SDR family oxidoreductase is translated as MRIVIAGGHGKIAQLLERRLADAGHDPVGIVRNPDHTADLEAAGARALVLDLERTDVDTLAGHLDGADAVVFAAGGGGSSGAERKLTIDRDGAVLLADAAEKAGVTRYVMVSAIGTDDFDPARAELPAANDDDVYQVYMRAKSEADADLRRREGLDWTIVRPGGLTDDAGTGQVTVGTTVERGSIPRADVAEIIATALIEGTAVKTQFEAVSGDVTVSDALATIKY